TGCACGTGACCCCGGTGATCGACCACCAGGAGCATACCCATGCCTTTGCCTACTGGGAAGGGGCCATGCGCTTTACCGGAAACAATGCCCGGGGCATGGGATACCTGGAAATGACCGGTTATTGAAACACTTCGCACGCTTTTAAAGTAACGTTTTTCAAAGCAATTTTTGCAGATACAATTCTAATCATTAAACCTGTAAATAATTATGACCCATGCCTGCATGGCTGAAGTTTCAAAAAAACAAGAATTGCAAAATTGTTGAAGTTTGTTAAACTATATAGAAAATATGGAGTTTCGAATATTTTTTCACAGGACAGAAAAAGAAAGATAATTGGGGGCAGCTATGACCGTTTCTCAAAAAATCGCAGATCATGTCCGGGATTTGCCGGAACCGGAACAAATTGAGGTACTGGATTTCATCGAGTATCTGGAGACAAAAGCCCGGTCGCGCAGGTCAAGGGACGAAGCAAAAGAGTGGTCGACTTTATCGCTGAAGAGTGCTATGCGGGGGATGGAGGAAGAGCCGAGTGACTACAGCATGGACGACCTGAAAGAGACCTTTTGATGGCTGAAGAAGGCCAGGTAATCCTTCTCCTATTTCCGCGACAGATGAACTGGTTTCTGAATCCGATGGAGATTATAAGAACAGCGGCTTGAAGCGTGCCAGTGTTATACGGGCTACGCGGCTTGCCGTTGTCCATCAGGACATGCTGGAGGGGGCCATTGGAAAGCTGGGAAAGGATCGTCTCACGAGGATTCGTATTAATCTTGCCAACTGGATAGCGGGAAGCCAACCAGAGGATGCCGGCTGACCGCCTTCCGGATGATGTCCGGGCAGATTCTCAATCCATGGCAAGAATCTGACCGATATCCATGATCTTGAACCGCGAAGCATCCACCTGGTTTTCCGCGATATACCGGGCCAGGTCCAGGCCGGGGTAGCCGGCCGGCTCGTCCCCGAGATGAAACGTCCCCCACTGAGTGGGAATGAAATATTTCGCACCCAGTTCTTCAAACCCCCGGACCGCTTCAGGAATATTCATGTGGTTGTAGGCCATGAACCACCGGGGATGATAGGCCGTGGTGGCCATGAACGCATAGTCGATATCCGGGAACCGCCGCCCGATCTCCTCAAATCCCTTGAAATATCCCGTATCTCCCCCGAAATACAGGGTGACATCCGGCGTGATCAACAGCCAGGAGGCCCACAGGGTCTTGTTCCGGCCCTGGGTGATGCGCTGGGACCAGTGCTGGACGGGCAGACAGATCAGCCGCACTCCGGCGCCCAGGTCCTTTTCATCCCACCAGTCCATTTCCCGGACATCGGTTTTGTTCATCTTTTCAACCGGACGTTTCAGCCCCAGGGGCACAAACACCCGGGCATCCGCCGGCAGCTGCTTCATGGTGGCCCGGTCCAGATGATCATAATGGTTATGGGAGATCAGAATATTCACTTTCGGCACCAGGCGGTTGACATCTTCCACCGTCAGGGCCGGCGGCGTGACCCGGGCCGGCACCAGGGCCCGTTTAGAGAACATCGGGTCCGTGAGCCAG
Above is a window of Desulfotignum balticum DSM 7044 DNA encoding:
- a CDS encoding DUF2281 domain-containing protein; protein product: MTVSQKIADHVRDLPEPEQIEVLDFIEYLETKARSRRSRDEAKEWSTLSLKSAMRGMEEEPSDYSMDDLKETF
- a CDS encoding MBL fold metallo-hydrolase, giving the protein MRSRDKGCFQCGVLMIAGLLVGMILSGCTPKEKQTFSEESWEDQVAQTRVSGLYEPHVAEDGRFFAPWMPMPDKSFLDVLWWKLSSKTQYSDEEQTFLPAVLPDTAERLARTKGDFILWVGHNTFLVRVNDTYWLTDPMFSKRALVPARVTPPALTVEDVNRLVPKVNILISHNHYDHLDRATMKQLPADARVFVPLGLKRPVEKMNKTDVREMDWWDEKDLGAGVRLICLPVQHWSQRITQGRNKTLWASWLLITPDVTLYFGGDTGYFKGFEEIGRRFPDIDYAFMATTAYHPRWFMAYNHMNIPEAVRGFEELGAKYFIPTQWGTFHLGDEPAGYPGLDLARYIAENQVDASRFKIMDIGQILAMD